A DNA window from Methanocorpusculum sp. contains the following coding sequences:
- a CDS encoding DUF3089 domain-containing protein has translation MALIKSGNGKRPWFFISFLLLLCAGFIFASGCISTDTSGQNPETPQIPAVDYADSYNWLSLPNVSKEVDIFYVYPTVSSNETGSMSISDEGDRALAQGIFAAQASVYEPYGNVFAPYYRQMTTNVKMEDGMLATDTPEFKQGAVDVEDAFEYYITNLNNGRPFIIAGHSQGTMALIELIKNKFGDDEELRSRMVAAYLIGYTVTDDDLAKAGLTAAVGANDTGVVITYNTQSPTSVGGPMLMEGAHCINPLNWKTDSTYAPASENLGARFYNDSTGEFLREVVGYSDARINPETGALMTTIPEGEDLDIGAYPEGVYHRYDYAFWYRNLQQNVGDRINAYLQKT, from the coding sequence ATGGCCTTGATTAAGTCAGGAAATGGTAAAAGACCATGGTTTTTCATCAGTTTCCTCCTCCTTCTATGTGCCGGATTTATCTTCGCTTCAGGCTGCATCAGCACTGATACATCCGGTCAGAACCCCGAGACCCCGCAGATCCCGGCGGTCGATTACGCTGATTCTTACAACTGGTTATCTCTTCCAAACGTATCGAAAGAGGTCGACATCTTTTATGTGTATCCAACAGTAAGCAGCAATGAGACCGGTTCGATGTCCATCTCCGATGAAGGGGACCGGGCCCTTGCCCAGGGTATTTTTGCTGCTCAGGCAAGTGTGTATGAGCCGTACGGAAACGTCTTTGCTCCGTATTACCGGCAGATGACGACGAACGTCAAGATGGAAGACGGAATGCTCGCGACCGATACTCCGGAATTCAAACAGGGAGCAGTTGATGTCGAGGATGCATTCGAGTATTACATCACTAATCTCAATAACGGCCGGCCGTTCATCATTGCGGGACACAGTCAGGGAACGATGGCTCTTATTGAACTGATCAAGAATAAATTCGGTGACGACGAAGAACTTCGTAGCCGCATGGTCGCCGCGTATCTTATCGGCTATACGGTAACGGATGACGATCTTGCCAAAGCAGGACTCACCGCGGCAGTTGGTGCGAATGATACCGGCGTTGTGATCACCTACAATACCCAGTCTCCAACTTCAGTCGGCGGACCTATGCTCATGGAAGGTGCACACTGCATCAATCCTTTGAACTGGAAGACCGATTCAACCTATGCTCCCGCCTCGGAAAATCTTGGCGCACGGTTTTACAACGATTCGACCGGCGAGTTCCTGCGTGAAGTTGTTGGTTACTCGGATGCGAGAATCAATCCTGAAACCGGGGCACTTATGACAACGATCCCTGAAGGAGAAGATCTGGATATCGGAGCTTATCCTGAGGGAGTCTATCACCGGTATGACTATGCATTCTGGTACAGAAATCTTCAGCAGAATGTCGGTGACAGGATCAACGCATATTTGCAGAAAACATAA
- a CDS encoding DUF3089 domain-containing protein — MSENAGIDYSDPQNWLYLPKISKPVDIFYVYPTVSSHESGSMPIADEGDRALARAFSATEASVYEPHGNVFAPYYRQMTARVKMEVDDHLISDTKAFKQGAQDIQDAFEYYLEHFSGGRPFILAGHSQGTMTLIELIKNRFGGDEALRSRLIAAYLIGYTVTDDDLSKAGLSTAEGAYDTGVVITYNTQSPSAVGSFVLMEGAKCINPLNWKTDTTYAPATENLGARFYNFETGEFLREVIHYCDARIDIKTGALTATIPADEDLGLRPYFPKDVYHRYDYAFWYRNLQQNVGDRISAYFQNK; from the coding sequence ATGTCTGAAAACGCAGGCATCGATTATTCCGATCCGCAGAACTGGTTGTATCTCCCGAAAATCTCGAAACCGGTGGATATATTTTACGTGTATCCGACGGTAAGCAGCCATGAATCCGGGTCTATGCCCATCGCGGATGAAGGGGACAGGGCACTTGCCCGGGCTTTTTCCGCAACCGAGGCAAGCGTGTATGAGCCGCATGGGAACGTCTTTGCTCCCTATTACCGACAGATGACAGCGAGGGTCAAGATGGAGGTTGACGATCACCTCATCTCCGACACGAAAGCGTTCAAACAGGGGGCCCAGGACATTCAGGACGCATTCGAGTATTACCTCGAGCACTTCAGCGGCGGCCGGCCGTTCATCCTTGCCGGACACAGTCAGGGAACGATGACGCTTATCGAACTTATCAAAAACCGGTTCGGCGGCGACGAAGCTCTTCGCAGTCGTCTGATTGCTGCGTATCTTATCGGCTATACCGTGACGGATGACGATCTTTCCAAAGCCGGGCTCTCCACCGCCGAGGGTGCGTATGATACCGGCGTTGTGATCACCTACAATACCCAGTCTCCGTCAGCAGTCGGCAGCTTCGTTCTTATGGAAGGGGCGAAATGCATCAATCCTTTGAACTGGAAGACCGATACGACCTACGCCCCCGCCACGGAGAATCTCGGCGCACGGTTCTACAATTTTGAAACGGGAGAGTTCCTGCGTGAAGTCATCCACTACTGCGATGCGAGAATCGATATAAAAACCGGAGCACTTACGGCCACGATCCCGGCAGATGAGGATCTGGGGCTCCGACCGTATTTCCCAAAAGACGTCTATCATAGGTACGACTATGCATTCTGGTACAGAAACCTTCAGCAGAATGTCGGCGACAGGATCAGCGCATATTTCCAGAACAAATAA
- a CDS encoding DUF3089 domain-containing protein gives MVFASRQNNESPIPKEPGVDYSDPYNWLYRPEISKEVDIFYVYPTVSSNETGSMPISDEGDRTLAQGFSATEASVYEPYGNVFTPYYRQMTTRVKMEDDDMLITDTGAFKQGALDVRDAFEYYLNNFNDGRPFILAAHSQGTMVLIELIKSRFGNDEKLRSRMIAAYLIGYTVTDADLKKAGLTAAIGAFDTGVVITYNTQAPTAKENFMIMEGAHCINPLNWMTDSTYAPASENLGARFYDFETGEFLREVINYCDARIDMKTGALMTNIPKGEDLDVGPYFPKDVYHMFDYAFWYRNLQQNVGDRINAYLLKT, from the coding sequence ATGGTTTTCGCGTCCCGTCAGAACAACGAGTCACCTATACCCAAAGAACCCGGTGTCGATTACTCGGATCCTTACAACTGGTTATATCGCCCGGAAATTTCGAAAGAGGTCGATATCTTTTATGTTTATCCAACGGTAAGCAGCAATGAAACCGGTTCGATGCCCATCTCGGATGAAGGGGACAGGACACTTGCCCAAGGCTTTTCTGCGACGGAAGCGAGTGTGTATGAACCATATGGGAACGTATTTACTCCATATTACCGACAGATGACCACGAGGGTCAAGATGGAGGATGACGACATGCTCATTACCGATACAGGAGCGTTCAAGCAGGGTGCTCTCGATGTTCGGGATGCCTTTGAGTATTACCTCAACAACTTCAATGACGGCCGACCTTTCATCCTTGCTGCTCACAGTCAGGGAACGATGGTCCTTATCGAATTGATCAAGAGTCGGTTTGGGAACGACGAAAAACTTCGCAGCCGCATGATCGCCGCATATCTTATCGGCTATACCGTGACCGATGCTGATCTTAAAAAAGCAGGTCTGACCGCGGCAATTGGTGCGTTTGATACCGGTGTTGTGATAACCTATAATACCCAGGCTCCGACCGCGAAGGAAAATTTCATGATTATGGAAGGGGCACACTGCATCAATCCTTTGAACTGGATGACCGATTCGACCTACGCCCCAGCCTCGGAAAATCTCGGTGCACGGTTCTACGATTTTGAAACAGGCGAATTCTTGCGTGAAGTCATAAATTACTGCGATGCGAGAATCGATATGAAGACCGGAGCACTCATGACAAACATCCCGAAAGGAGAAGATCTGGATGTCGGACCGTATTTCCCGAAGGATGTTTATCACATGTTTGACTATGCATTCTGGTACAGAAACCTTCAGCAGAATGTCGGCGACAGGATCAACGCGTATCTTTTGAAAACTTAA
- a CDS encoding NfeD family protein, with product MFELLLSPTVLPWVLIAIGAALLLIEASSPGFFMAVPGTAMIFLGVMDFFFGLEFLSSPLGITLTVLAAILAAVVTVFLYKKLSPDQKPTTSGQDSIIGKPGYVTVEIVPDSISGKVEIDGVVWSAKCTDGTIPPGTKIEVTAASGVHLTVKKV from the coding sequence ATGTTTGAATTACTCCTCAGCCCTACAGTTCTACCTTGGGTTTTAATTGCTATCGGAGCCGCACTTCTTCTTATTGAAGCCAGCTCGCCGGGATTTTTCATGGCAGTTCCCGGAACCGCCATGATCTTTCTCGGAGTCATGGACTTCTTCTTCGGGTTAGAGTTCCTTTCCTCCCCCTTAGGAATCACACTTACCGTCCTGGCCGCGATTTTAGCAGCAGTCGTCACGGTCTTTTTGTACAAAAAACTCTCTCCCGATCAGAAACCCACTACCTCAGGGCAGGACTCGATTATTGGAAAACCCGGTTATGTTACTGTGGAAATCGTTCCCGATTCTATATCCGGCAAAGTTGAGATCGACGGCGTCGTATGGAGTGCAAAATGTACTGACGGGACCATCCCCCCCGGAACAAAAATCGAGGTGACCGCAGCAAGCGGGGTTCACCTCACAGTAAAAAAGGTCTAA
- a CDS encoding RND family transporter, giving the protein MIDISGTILQKRKQVIIITLLIAVLCLILIPQVSVNYNIIDYLPDEAPSTIALNVMNEEFTEGVPNARIMVPDVTIPEALELKKQFSAVDGVEEVTWLDDAVSLDVPFETLDKDTVEAYYKNNTALFSITLDNEKATSAVNELAELAGEDAAMSGLSVSSTFSKGTLASDVAKIFLIAIPFILAVLFLTTGSWFEPFLLMFTIGIAIVINMGTNIIFGEVSFITQGVAAILQLAIALDYGIFVLYRFTEIRKEGLPVCDAMKHALVKSIGSVTACGIATLIGFAALILMRIRIGPDLGLVLTKGIVISLICVFTLLPALTLVCSRLIEKTQHRSFVPDLKKLAKVIVKLSFPALIIFSLIVIPSVLAIENNDYVYFDLFSDERTPIGQDAIAITDTFGGASSLVLMVHKGNLAEEQAVLNEIEAIPNVVSVISYVGTVGAEIPQEFVPGSTLSKLESDNYSRMIITVDTSLEDPESFAAIEKIREIGEAHYPGEWYLAGEIANAYDMKSFIEEDNLKIEAVGIIAICIVILIAFRSFSLPLILVLVIKSAIWINCALPYFQGEQMFYISYLVISSLQLGITVDYAIMFTSRYVEFRRIHPKHEAVEMTISKAAVSILVSACILLIAGLALWVFSSNALLSEVGMLVGRGSILSIIAVLFVLPALFMIFDKIIQKTSLNMQFVPDKTGV; this is encoded by the coding sequence ATGATAGACATCTCCGGAACCATCCTGCAGAAAAGAAAGCAGGTCATAATCATAACCCTCTTGATCGCCGTTCTTTGCCTTATTCTGATACCGCAGGTTTCCGTAAACTATAACATCATTGATTATCTCCCCGATGAAGCTCCCTCCACCATCGCTCTCAATGTTATGAACGAGGAGTTCACCGAGGGAGTACCCAATGCACGTATTATGGTGCCGGACGTCACGATACCGGAAGCACTTGAACTGAAAAAACAATTTTCTGCCGTTGACGGTGTTGAAGAAGTAACCTGGCTTGATGATGCCGTCTCACTCGACGTACCATTTGAAACCCTCGACAAAGATACCGTTGAAGCGTATTATAAAAACAACACCGCACTTTTCAGCATAACTCTCGACAATGAAAAAGCCACTTCCGCCGTCAATGAACTTGCAGAACTTGCAGGTGAAGATGCGGCCATGTCGGGACTTTCCGTCTCTTCGACATTCTCGAAAGGGACACTTGCAAGTGACGTGGCAAAAATCTTCCTGATTGCGATACCTTTCATCCTCGCAGTTCTGTTCCTGACCACCGGTTCATGGTTTGAACCGTTTCTCCTGATGTTCACTATTGGTATTGCCATCGTCATCAACATGGGAACCAATATCATATTTGGAGAAGTATCGTTCATCACTCAGGGGGTGGCGGCCATTCTGCAGCTTGCTATAGCCTTGGATTATGGAATATTCGTTCTGTACCGATTCACCGAGATCCGGAAAGAAGGACTTCCGGTCTGCGATGCGATGAAGCATGCCCTCGTCAAATCAATTGGCTCCGTCACTGCGTGCGGTATTGCCACGCTGATCGGTTTTGCAGCGCTTATCCTGATGAGAATCCGGATAGGTCCGGATCTCGGTCTTGTTCTGACGAAAGGAATCGTCATCAGTCTTATCTGCGTTTTCACGCTTCTGCCGGCTCTCACTCTCGTCTGTAGCAGACTTATTGAGAAGACCCAGCACCGCTCGTTCGTTCCAGATCTGAAAAAACTTGCAAAGGTCATCGTCAAATTAAGCTTCCCTGCCCTGATCATCTTCTCCCTGATCGTGATACCTTCGGTCCTTGCTATCGAAAACAACGATTATGTTTACTTCGATCTCTTCTCCGATGAACGCACACCGATCGGGCAGGATGCCATCGCGATAACAGATACATTCGGTGGGGCCTCCTCCCTTGTCCTCATGGTCCATAAGGGGAATCTCGCAGAAGAACAGGCCGTCCTTAATGAAATCGAGGCGATACCCAATGTCGTATCGGTGATCTCCTATGTGGGCACGGTCGGTGCCGAAATCCCCCAGGAGTTTGTACCAGGGAGCACACTTTCCAAACTGGAATCCGACAACTACAGTAGGATGATCATCACCGTAGATACCTCTCTCGAAGATCCCGAATCCTTCGCAGCAATAGAAAAGATCCGGGAAATCGGCGAAGCCCATTATCCCGGAGAATGGTATCTGGCAGGCGAAATCGCCAATGCATACGACATGAAATCCTTTATCGAAGAGGATAATCTGAAAATCGAAGCGGTCGGCATCATTGCGATCTGCATCGTCATTCTGATCGCATTCCGTTCCTTCTCCCTCCCATTGATCCTCGTTCTCGTCATCAAATCGGCGATCTGGATCAACTGTGCACTACCCTACTTCCAGGGAGAACAGATGTTCTACATCTCGTATCTTGTTATAAGCTCCCTCCAGCTCGGCATCACCGTCGATTATGCGATAATGTTTACCAGCAGGTACGTCGAGTTCAGAAGGATCCATCCCAAACACGAGGCTGTCGAGATGACCATATCAAAAGCGGCGGTCTCGATTCTCGTCTCCGCATGCATTCTCCTGATCGCCGGTCTTGCATTGTGGGTCTTCTCCTCGAATGCTCTCTTAAGCGAAGTGGGCATGCTCGTTGGCAGAGGATCTATTCTCTCGATCATTGCAGTCTTGTTCGTGCTGCCGGCTCTCTTCATGATCTTCGATAAGATTATCCAGAAAACATCTCTGAACATGCAGTTTGTGCCTGACAAAACAGGAGTATAA
- a CDS encoding DnaJ domain-containing protein gives MIEEMTKERAYGILGLPIDADFSTTSLAFRNLRDKYHPDTNPRMRREYTEVIAAFEFLQRMFSD, from the coding sequence ATGATCGAAGAAATGACAAAGGAACGGGCATATGGGATCCTCGGACTCCCGATCGATGCGGATTTTTCCACAACCTCTCTTGCATTCCGGAATCTTCGCGACAAATATCATCCGGATACAAATCCGAGAATGCGAAGAGAATACACCGAAGTCATCGCCGCGTTCGAGTTTCTTCAGCGGATGTTTTCAGACTGA
- a CDS encoding magnesium transporter CorA family protein, with protein sequence MIQIYSSVNEAKIPVLQETISKGCWVRMIQPTDGEVSFVCDRLSIEKSELTVLLDEEERPRVEFDEGTSIILIDTPYVVTEDDIESYMTIPAGFILRSGVIISVSLRKNPILDLFAQGKIKNFSTENHPGFILLFLYKNAGLFVQNLKLIDKRTNEIEKTLRKSTKNEELFHMLTLSKSLVYIINSLKGNESVLEKLSKSQSATGTLTEEDRDLLEDVIIENHQALDMAQTYSETISSTMGAFASIINNNVNWIMKLFTCFAAIMAIPMVVAGFFGMNVNIPLNDYPLAFLSIVLGSLGLSTLLIFVMLKKRIL encoded by the coding sequence ATGATTCAAATCTACTCTTCGGTCAACGAGGCAAAGATCCCTGTTTTGCAGGAGACTATCAGTAAAGGCTGCTGGGTACGTATGATCCAGCCGACTGATGGTGAGGTCTCGTTTGTCTGCGACAGGCTCTCGATCGAAAAATCCGAGCTTACGGTCCTTCTGGATGAGGAGGAACGTCCTCGTGTAGAGTTTGATGAAGGTACCTCTATCATCCTTATCGATACTCCCTATGTGGTAACAGAAGATGATATAGAGTCATATATGACGATCCCGGCAGGTTTTATTCTCCGGTCCGGGGTTATCATCAGCGTTTCCCTGCGGAAAAATCCGATCCTCGATCTTTTTGCCCAGGGAAAAATCAAGAATTTTTCCACGGAAAACCATCCGGGTTTTATCCTGCTGTTTCTTTACAAAAATGCCGGTTTATTTGTACAAAATCTCAAACTTATCGACAAACGCACCAATGAAATAGAAAAGACTCTTAGAAAATCCACAAAAAACGAGGAGCTTTTTCATATGCTCACCCTCTCGAAATCCCTTGTATATATCATCAACTCACTGAAAGGAAATGAATCCGTACTGGAAAAACTCTCCAAGTCGCAATCCGCAACGGGAACTCTGACGGAAGAAGACCGCGATCTTCTTGAGGATGTCATCATCGAAAACCATCAGGCTCTGGATATGGCACAGACCTATTCCGAAACCATTTCCAGTACGATGGGGGCGTTTGCTTCGATAATCAACAACAATGTAAACTGGATCATGAAACTCTTCACCTGTTTTGCGGCAATCATGGCCATCCCTATGGTCGTCGCAGGATTTTTCGGTATGAATGTCAATATCCCTTTGAACGATTATCCGCTTGCTTTCCTCTCCATCGTGTTAGGTTCACTTGGCTTATCGACGCTCCTGATTTTTGTGATGCTGAAAAAAAGGATCCTCTAA
- the thiC gene encoding phosphomethylpyrimidine synthase ThiC, producing the protein MTIIEDAKKGLITEEMKVVAKSEGVTEDFIRRGIAGGHIVIPMTAYRKVKLCGIGSGLRTKVNASIGTSSDIADVDVELEKARQAELAGADTLMELSTGGDLLEIRRRVCEQSNLSVGSVPLYQAFIEAARKKGGVVFMDEDDLFKITEQQAKLGTNFMAIHTGINYETVKRLKNQGRHGGLVSRGGAFMTAWMLHNEMENPLYRRFDYLVEILKEHEVTLSFGNGMRAGACHDATDRAAIQELLINAELADQAHDAGVQCIMEGPGHIPLDEIKTNVQLEKRVTNNKPFYMLGPLVTDIAPGYDDRVAAIGASVSSAAGADFICYVTPAEHLALPTPEEVYEGVMSSRIAAHVGDMVKLPKTREADLEMGHARRDLDWERQYAVSINPERARCIRNSRMPADSDACTMCGDFCAIKIVQKTFNFTS; encoded by the coding sequence ATGACCATCATTGAAGATGCAAAGAAAGGCCTCATCACCGAAGAGATGAAGGTCGTGGCAAAATCCGAGGGAGTGACCGAGGATTTCATCCGTCGGGGGATCGCCGGCGGTCATATCGTCATTCCGATGACTGCCTACCGGAAAGTAAAACTCTGCGGTATCGGCTCAGGTCTTCGCACGAAAGTGAATGCATCGATTGGGACCTCATCTGATATTGCGGATGTGGATGTCGAGCTCGAAAAGGCACGTCAGGCCGAACTCGCCGGGGCAGACACTCTCATGGAGCTTTCGACAGGGGGAGATCTGCTTGAGATCCGCCGGAGAGTTTGTGAGCAGTCGAATCTTTCCGTCGGGTCTGTCCCGCTCTATCAGGCATTCATCGAAGCTGCCAGAAAAAAAGGCGGCGTCGTTTTCATGGATGAGGACGATCTCTTTAAAATCACCGAGCAGCAGGCAAAACTCGGTACGAATTTTATGGCGATCCACACAGGGATCAATTACGAGACTGTGAAAAGACTGAAAAATCAGGGTAGACACGGCGGTCTTGTTTCCCGTGGAGGGGCATTCATGACGGCATGGATGCTGCACAATGAGATGGAAAACCCTCTCTACCGCAGGTTCGACTACCTTGTCGAGATCTTAAAAGAGCACGAGGTCACGCTTTCTTTTGGAAACGGTATGCGGGCAGGCGCCTGTCACGACGCCACGGATCGTGCCGCCATCCAGGAACTTTTGATCAACGCCGAGCTTGCCGACCAGGCACATGATGCGGGTGTTCAGTGTATCATGGAAGGTCCGGGCCACATCCCGCTCGATGAGATCAAAACGAACGTCCAGCTCGAAAAGCGTGTTACGAACAACAAACCGTTCTATATGCTCGGTCCGCTTGTAACGGACATTGCTCCGGGATATGACGACCGCGTTGCTGCGATCGGTGCCTCCGTCTCGTCTGCCGCCGGTGCAGATTTCATCTGTTATGTGACCCCGGCCGAGCATCTTGCTCTTCCGACCCCCGAAGAGGTTTATGAGGGAGTCATGAGTTCACGTATTGCCGCCCATGTCGGCGATATGGTGAAACTCCCAAAGACCCGTGAAGCGGACCTTGAGATGGGACACGCACGCCGGGATCTTGACTGGGAACGCCAGTATGCCGTCTCCATCAATCCGGAGAGGGCACGCTGTATCAGAAATTCCCGCATGCCGGCAGATTCCGACGCATGCACGATGTGCGGCGATTTCTGTGCGATCAAGATCGTGCAGAAGACATTTAATTTCACCTCTTAA
- a CDS encoding cyclopropane-fatty-acyl-phospholipid synthase family protein: MENNHYCVMDEDEIGMLTQGNMNIMNPVSEKKLILAGKYANLKPGMSVLDVGCGNGTLLSLWHKEFGISGCGIELQKESASRAKELLRGTGISVIEGDAAKCIPEGPYDAVCAFGTSFIFGGAEKTLEYLAGFVKEGGSLVIGDRFWKKESVPPDFAREWRDVPTSLELVSTARYLGLTLTGMLSASDEEWDQYESAVWQNAVSENLYDYLEQIQDEYLTYGREYMAWGCFVFRG; the protein is encoded by the coding sequence ATGGAGAACAACCATTATTGTGTCATGGACGAGGACGAGATCGGAATGCTGACCCAGGGAAATATGAATATTATGAATCCTGTTTCTGAAAAGAAGCTGATCCTTGCCGGGAAGTATGCGAACCTCAAGCCAGGAATGTCGGTGCTGGATGTTGGATGCGGGAACGGAACGCTGCTGAGTCTCTGGCACAAGGAGTTCGGGATTTCTGGATGCGGCATTGAGCTGCAGAAAGAGTCGGCTTCCCGCGCAAAAGAACTGCTCCGGGGAACCGGCATCTCGGTGATCGAAGGAGATGCCGCTAAATGTATCCCGGAAGGACCGTACGACGCGGTCTGTGCCTTTGGCACATCATTTATTTTTGGCGGAGCGGAAAAGACACTCGAGTATCTTGCCGGGTTTGTAAAAGAAGGAGGCAGCCTTGTAATTGGAGACCGGTTCTGGAAAAAGGAGTCCGTCCCGCCTGATTTCGCGAGAGAGTGGAGAGATGTCCCGACATCCTTAGAACTGGTTTCAACAGCACGATATCTGGGGCTCACGCTTACCGGTATGCTAAGTGCCTCGGATGAGGAATGGGACCAGTACGAATCTGCAGTCTGGCAAAATGCAGTCTCTGAAAATTTATATGATTACCTTGAGCAGATCCAGGATGAATACCTTACCTATGGGCGGGAATATATGGCCTGGGGCTGCTTTGTCTTCCGGGGTTAG
- a CDS encoding TetR/AcrR family transcriptional regulator C-terminal domain-containing protein, with translation MSNDAAFQSNMTKKMLAASLKKLMRQKPLHKITVQEIVEGCGIHRQTFYYHFRDVYALVQWMYEEEMDSLLVQGDTASCWQDKILQLFNYISENHEVCLCTLNSLSRATLKELFKEDLEGAVREIILMYGENMWDSMRDDRENMLMDGDNISNLKRYREYLTHFYTMAFAGMVENWILGEMNMTPEMIVEYMERLIADQLNGARMRFDLIKDEKPEIKKPKSQFENGSSAT, from the coding sequence ATGTCAAATGATGCGGCTTTCCAGAGTAATATGACCAAAAAAATGCTGGCGGCATCTTTGAAAAAACTGATGAGACAAAAGCCTCTGCATAAGATCACCGTTCAGGAAATCGTGGAAGGATGCGGAATCCACCGCCAGACATTTTATTATCATTTTAGGGATGTGTATGCTCTGGTACAGTGGATGTATGAAGAAGAAATGGATAGTTTGCTGGTACAGGGTGATACTGCATCTTGCTGGCAGGATAAGATTCTGCAGCTTTTCAATTATATCTCGGAAAATCATGAGGTGTGTTTGTGTACGCTGAATTCCCTCAGCCGTGCAACACTGAAGGAGTTATTTAAGGAGGATTTAGAGGGAGCCGTTCGTGAGATTATTTTGATGTATGGAGAAAATATGTGGGATTCGATGAGAGACGATCGGGAGAATATGTTGATGGATGGAGATAATATTTCGAATTTAAAGAGATATAGAGAATATTTGACGCATTTTTATACTATGGCTTTTGCCGGCATGGTTGAAAACTGGATATTAGGGGAGATGAATATGACACCGGAGATGATCGTCGAATATATGGAACGGCTGATTGCGGATCAGCTTAACGGGGCAAGAATGAGATTTGACTTGATAAAAGATGAAAAACCGGAAATAAAGAAACCGAAATCACAATTTGAGAATGGGTCTTCCGCAACCTGA
- a CDS encoding DMT family transporter, whose amino-acid sequence MDLKKLSSSVVFCSILVLLASCSYAILSTIVTLAVINGFGIPVILVGKFVYGWIILFVLVVLIWFVYQRKQPKHAPSTLPLWKRVVTLIITGIVMALVTVCYFLSLGYLPISLAVVLLFQYSWIGVVIEAVTRRKLPSRNQVIACVVIVVGTILAGGIIGSGLSLAEMNPAGIALGLLAAFFYALFVYLSGRVSPELAPMNRSFFIATAGMAFVLLFVGTIYGGAAVIEGITNVNALAYSIPLGLFGIAIPIFFLAVGAPKVSTGMATILNSAELPVEVLAAAVIILEPVAALRWVGVIIIVMGIALPYILERKITSGLEK is encoded by the coding sequence GTGGATCTTAAAAAATTATCAAGCTCGGTTGTCTTTTGCTCGATTCTGGTGCTTTTAGCATCCTGTTCGTATGCAATTCTCTCAACCATCGTAACGCTCGCTGTAATAAACGGTTTTGGCATACCGGTCATTTTAGTCGGTAAGTTCGTCTACGGATGGATCATCCTTTTCGTACTTGTGGTTCTCATCTGGTTTGTCTATCAGAGAAAGCAGCCAAAACATGCACCAAGCACTCTGCCGCTCTGGAAGCGTGTTGTAACTCTCATCATCACCGGTATCGTGATGGCTCTCGTAACGGTATGTTACTTCCTTTCACTTGGGTACCTGCCGATCTCTCTTGCAGTTGTTTTACTCTTCCAGTATTCCTGGATCGGTGTGGTTATCGAGGCAGTTACCAGAAGAAAACTTCCGTCGAGAAATCAGGTCATTGCCTGTGTCGTTATCGTCGTCGGAACTATCCTTGCAGGCGGTATCATTGGTTCAGGTCTTTCACTTGCAGAGATGAATCCGGCTGGAATCGCGCTCGGTCTCCTTGCGGCATTCTTCTACGCTCTGTTCGTTTACCTGAGCGGAAGGGTCAGCCCGGAACTTGCACCAATGAACCGCAGTTTCTTTATCGCTACCGCCGGTATGGCCTTTGTTCTGCTTTTCGTCGGCACGATCTATGGAGGAGCCGCAGTCATTGAAGGAATCACAAATGTGAATGCATTGGCCTACAGTATCCCGCTCGGTCTCTTCGGTATCGCAATTCCGATCTTCTTCCTTGCAGTCGGAGCCCCGAAAGTCAGTACCGGTATGGCAACCATTCTGAACTCAGCTGAACTTCCGGTCGAGGTACTTGCAGCCGCTGTGATCATTCTCGAGCCGGTCGCCGCGCTTCGCTGGGTCGGTGTTATTATCATCGTCATGGGTATCGCTCTCCCGTACATCCTTGAACGAAAGATTACCAGCGGTCTTGAAAAGTAG